In Selenomonas sp. TAMA-11512, a genomic segment contains:
- a CDS encoding dihydroorotate dehydrogenase electron transfer subunit, translating to MKYLERASITENHAITDAVWKMVLKSPQIAGCAHPGQFVMLEAPGPDLLLRRPLSIADADSGKGTVTFIYRLVGKGTKRYTKLRAGDVLSLEGPLGTGFTLGRGRELLVGGGVGIAPLIFLARLLPVKPVLLIGGRTAEELFWKEFLEPHAEEVLLTTDDGTAGVRGTTVDRLPDALAEYDVEAIKSCGPAIMMKGVAAIAGAQGKPCEVSLETRMGCGFGVCLGCTFEGRESGRRRKICTEGPVFSAKEVFG from the coding sequence ATGAAATACTTGGAGCGTGCAAGTATCACGGAAAATCACGCGATTACGGATGCCGTCTGGAAAATGGTTCTGAAATCACCGCAAATAGCAGGGTGCGCTCATCCCGGACAATTTGTCATGCTCGAGGCGCCGGGCCCGGATCTCCTCTTGCGGCGACCTCTCAGCATCGCCGATGCGGATTCGGGAAAAGGGACCGTAACTTTCATCTATCGTTTGGTGGGAAAAGGAACGAAGCGCTATACAAAGCTTCGTGCGGGGGATGTGCTTTCGCTGGAGGGACCTCTCGGTACGGGCTTTACCTTGGGCAGAGGGCGGGAGCTTCTGGTTGGCGGCGGTGTGGGCATTGCGCCTTTGATCTTTCTGGCCCGACTGCTGCCCGTCAAGCCTGTTCTCCTGATAGGCGGGCGAACGGCGGAGGAACTCTTCTGGAAGGAATTTTTGGAGCCGCATGCCGAAGAGGTTTTGCTGACAACAGATGACGGGACAGCGGGCGTTCGGGGAACAACGGTTGATCGTCTGCCCGATGCACTGGCGGAGTATGATGTGGAAGCGATTAAATCGTGCGGCCCCGCCATCATGATGAAAGGCGTCGCGGCCATTGCGGGTGCACAGGGAAAGCCCTGCGAAGTATCCCTTGAGACGCGTATGGGATGCGGCTTCGGCGTCTGTCTGGGCTGTACGTTTGAAGGACGGGAAAGCGGCCGGAGACGCAAGATCTGTACGGAAGGACCTGTGTTTTCAGCGAAGGAGGTGTTCGGATGA